In a single window of the Acyrthosiphon pisum isolate AL4f chromosome X, pea_aphid_22Mar2018_4r6ur, whole genome shotgun sequence genome:
- the LOC100571080 gene encoding 52 kDa repressor of the inhibitor of the protein kinase-like isoform X1, which yields MSNLMNQWLKRKEVCIDNTDSTNKKKKIETIVTPSTSFGSSTSNSLVSLVNINDIDSTSYELDIAYFLKDSNKICSDHDRATLITMDNLPKTDFVLPFSVHMKKGKEEKRYLNKSYFEKYKWLTFSKTMSGLYCKFCVLFGDKGGRYKTVTLSKFVSKPLQKYSKLLGKDGDLEVHSKHIYHINCVQVADDFIKTFNNPQKEVINLINSERMKQITENRNRLKPIIESIIFLGRQNIPLRGHRDHGDFFENYNEGNSIVNNGNFRELLNYRIKAGDLVLENHLKTTHSKATYISPVIQNELIDCCKSIIIENILEEVKISKYYSIIFDETTDISHTSQMSLVLRYVSKGVVKENFISFIDCHAYAYNKKCTLIGDDEDENDSIKEKDINFEPKLNGDILGETVISLLKNYGLDLQYCVGVGTDGCSVMVSEVRGAVKKIQSYANNAIHSPCSNHGLNLSISKSSTVQSIRNSVGLMKEILQFFNCSSKRNFVLKTILNGQPRLISLCETRWTERHDSVMVFKTSIPYIIKSLTKISEWQESDSSSKARTLLIALCSCDFIISIHTLANILCVTAPLSRILQGMNNDILNAKNCIDDIIFSLENKRTNCLQIFGNIYQECVLLMNEMDIEVKTPRLSKYQTKRSNHPVNNIEEYYRVSIFIPLLDNILEDLRSRFIRKQNKMLLDLCLFIPRYITVISNEDFKKITEAATELFLFNEEDSIDQMQLQTELEIWKTKWQRIKSDGHDVCQDALSSIENCNNIIYPTVHKLLSIIACLPISVASAERSFSTLRRLKTWLRSKMGQERLTGLALLNIHHTITISIDDVINRFANKKNRNIDFVL from the exons ATGTCTAATTTAATGAACCAGTGGTTAAAGCGCAAAGAAGTCTGCATTGATAATACAGAtagtacaaacaaaaaaaaaaaaattgagacaaTTGTTACTCCGTCTACATCTTTTGGTTCATCTACATCAAATAGTTTAGTaagtttagttaatattaatgacaTTGATAGTACCTCCTATGAACTAGATAtcgcatattttttaaaagactcTAATAAAATTTGTTCTGACCATGATCGTGCAACATTAATAACCATGGATAATTTGCCCAAAACCGATTTTGTTCTTCCTTTTTCTGTCCATATGAAAAAAGGTAAAGAAGAAAAAAGATACctaaacaaaagttattttgaaaaatataaatggttaACTTTTTCTAAAACAATGTCAGGACTGTATTgtaaattttgtgttttattcgGTGATAAAGGAGGGAGATACAAAACGGTTACATTAAGTAAATTTGTTTCTAAACCATTGCAAAAGTACTCTAAACTCTTAGGAAAAGATGGAGATCTTGAAGTACACAGCAAACATATTTATCACATAAATTGTGTTCAAGTTGctgatgattttataaaaacgtttaataATCCTCAAAAAgaagtaataaatttaataaacagtgAAAGAATGAAGCAAATAACAGAAAATCGAAATCGTTTAAAACCCATAATAGAGTCTATCATATTCTTAGGTCGTCAAAATATTCCATTACGGGGTCATCGAGACCATGGagacttttttgaaaattacaatgAAGGTAATTCTATTGTAAATAATGGAAATTTTCGTGAACTTCTCAACTACAGAATAAAGGCTGGGGATTTAGTTTTAGAAAATCATTTGAAGACAACACACTCTAAAGCAACCTATATAAGTCCTGTCATTCAAAATGAACTCATTGATTGCtgcaaatcaataattatagaaaacattttagaggaagtaaaaatatcaaaatattatagtattatttttgatgagACCACTGACATCAGTCATACATCACAAATGAGTTTGGTACTCCGATATGTATCTAAAGGGGTtgtgaaagaaaattttatttcttttattgatTGCCATGcttatgcatataataaaaaatgtactttaattGGAGATGATGAGGATGAAAATGATAGTATTAAAGAAAAAGATATCAATTTTGAACCAAAATTAAATGGTGACATTTTGGGTGAAACagtaatttctttattaaaaaattatggccTTGACCTACAATATTGTGTTGGAGTTGGAACTGACGGCTGTTCGGTAATGGTATCAGAAGTGCGAGGCgcagttaaaaaaattcagtCATATGCCAACAATGCTATCCATAGCCCTTGTTCAAACCACGGTCTGAATTTATCTATATCTAAGTCATCTACAGTTCAATCTATTAGAAACAGTGTCGGACTAATGAAAGAAATATTACAGTTCTTTAATTGCTCATCAAAaagaaattttgttttgaaaacaattttgaatggTCAGCCACGTTTAATAAGCTTATGTGAGACCCGTTGGACTGAACGCCATGATAGTGTTATGGTATTCAAAACAtctataccatatataataaaaagcttaaCAAAAATTTCTGAATGGCAAGAATCTGATTCATCGTCTAAGGCTAGAACTTTATTAATAGCTTTATGTAGTTGTGACTTCATAATTTCAATTCATACTTtagcaaatattttatgtgtgacAGCACCTCTTAGTCGTATTCTCCAAGGTATGaacaatgatatattaaatgctaaaaactgtattgatgatataatatttagtttagaaAATAAACGTACCAATTGTCTAcaaatatttggaaatatatATCAAGAGTGTGTGTTGTTAATGAACGAAATGGATATTGAAGTTAAAACCCCTAgattatcaaaatatcaaacaaaacgCTCTAATCATccagtaaataatatagaagaatattatagagtatcaatatttataccattaCTGGACAATATCCTAGAAGATTTAAGATCAAGATttataagaaaacaaaataagatGTTATTAGATTTATGTTTGTTCATTCCACGCTACATCACTGTCATTTCTAatgaagattttaaaaaaataacagaagCTGCcacagaattatttttatttaatgag gAAGACTCTATTGATCAAATGCAGCTACAAACAGAACTAGAGATTTGGAAAACTAAGTGGCAACGAATAAAATCTGAtg gtCATGACGTTTGTCAAGATGCTTTGTCATCAatagaaaattgtaataatatcatttatccAACTGTGCATAAATTACTTAGTATAATTGCTTGTTTGCCTATTAGTGTAGCATCCGCAGAACGCAGCTTTTCTACGCTTAGAAG ATTGAAAACATGGTTAAGATCCAAAATGGGGCAAGAACGCTTGACTGGTTTGGCTTTGCTAAACATACatcatactataactatatcaATAGATGATGTTATAAATAGatttgctaataaaaaaaatagaaatatagattttgttttataa
- the LOC100571080 gene encoding 52 kDa repressor of the inhibitor of the protein kinase-like isoform X2, which produces MSNLMNQWLKRKEVCIDNTDSTNKKKKIETIVTPSTSFGSSTSNSLVSLVNINDIDSTSYELDIAYFLKDSNKICSDHDRATLITMDNLPKTDFVLPFSVHMKKGKEEKRYLNKSYFEKYKWLTFSKTMSGLYCKFCVLFGDKGGRYKTVTLSKFVSKPLQKYSKLLGKDGDLEVHSKHIYHINCVQVADDFIKTFNNPQKEVINLINSERMKQITENRNRLKPIIESIIFLGRQNIPLRGHRDHGDFFENYNEGNSIVNNGNFRELLNYRIKAGDLVLENHLKTTHSKATYISPVIQNELIDCCKSIIIENILEEVKISKYYSIIFDETTDISHTSQMSLVLRYVSKGVVKENFISFIDCHAYAYNKKCTLIGDDEDENDSIKEKDINFEPKLNGDILGETVISLLKNYGLDLQYCVGVGTDGCSVMVSEVRGAVKKIQSYANNAIHSPCSNHGLNLSISKSSTVQSIRNSVGLMKEILQFFNCSSKRNFVLKTILNGQPRLISLCETRWTERHDSVMVFKTSIPYIIKSLTKISEWQESDSSSKARTLLIALCSCDFIISIHTLANILCVTAPLSRILQGMNNDILNAKNCIDDIIFSLENKRTNCLQIFGNIYQECVLLMNEMDIEVKTPRLSKYQTKRSNHPVNNIEEYYRVSIFIPLLDNILEDLRSRFIRKQNKMLLDLCLFIPRYITVISNEDFKKITEAATELFLFNEEDSIDQMELQTELEIWKTKWQRIKSDGHDVCQDALSSIENCNNIIYPTVHKLLSIIACLPISVASAERSFSTLRRLKTWLRSKMGQERLTGLALLNIHHTITISIDDVINRFANKKNRNIDFVL; this is translated from the exons ATGTCTAATTTAATGAACCAGTGGTTAAAGCGCAAAGAAGTCTGCATTGATAATACAGAtagtacaaacaaaaaaaaaaaaattgagacaaTTGTTACTCCGTCTACATCTTTTGGTTCATCTACATCAAATAGTTTAGTaagtttagttaatattaatgacaTTGATAGTACCTCCTATGAACTAGATAtcgcatattttttaaaagactcTAATAAAATTTGTTCTGACCATGATCGTGCAACATTAATAACCATGGATAATTTGCCCAAAACCGATTTTGTTCTTCCTTTTTCTGTCCATATGAAAAAAGGTAAAGAAGAAAAAAGATACctaaacaaaagttattttgaaaaatataaatggttaACTTTTTCTAAAACAATGTCAGGACTGTATTgtaaattttgtgttttattcgGTGATAAAGGAGGGAGATACAAAACGGTTACATTAAGTAAATTTGTTTCTAAACCATTGCAAAAGTACTCTAAACTCTTAGGAAAAGATGGAGATCTTGAAGTACACAGCAAACATATTTATCACATAAATTGTGTTCAAGTTGctgatgattttataaaaacgtttaataATCCTCAAAAAgaagtaataaatttaataaacagtgAAAGAATGAAGCAAATAACAGAAAATCGAAATCGTTTAAAACCCATAATAGAGTCTATCATATTCTTAGGTCGTCAAAATATTCCATTACGGGGTCATCGAGACCATGGagacttttttgaaaattacaatgAAGGTAATTCTATTGTAAATAATGGAAATTTTCGTGAACTTCTCAACTACAGAATAAAGGCTGGGGATTTAGTTTTAGAAAATCATTTGAAGACAACACACTCTAAAGCAACCTATATAAGTCCTGTCATTCAAAATGAACTCATTGATTGCtgcaaatcaataattatagaaaacattttagaggaagtaaaaatatcaaaatattatagtattatttttgatgagACCACTGACATCAGTCATACATCACAAATGAGTTTGGTACTCCGATATGTATCTAAAGGGGTtgtgaaagaaaattttatttcttttattgatTGCCATGcttatgcatataataaaaaatgtactttaattGGAGATGATGAGGATGAAAATGATAGTATTAAAGAAAAAGATATCAATTTTGAACCAAAATTAAATGGTGACATTTTGGGTGAAACagtaatttctttattaaaaaattatggccTTGACCTACAATATTGTGTTGGAGTTGGAACTGACGGCTGTTCGGTAATGGTATCAGAAGTGCGAGGCgcagttaaaaaaattcagtCATATGCCAACAATGCTATCCATAGCCCTTGTTCAAACCACGGTCTGAATTTATCTATATCTAAGTCATCTACAGTTCAATCTATTAGAAACAGTGTCGGACTAATGAAAGAAATATTACAGTTCTTTAATTGCTCATCAAAaagaaattttgttttgaaaacaattttgaatggTCAGCCACGTTTAATAAGCTTATGTGAGACCCGTTGGACTGAACGCCATGATAGTGTTATGGTATTCAAAACAtctataccatatataataaaaagcttaaCAAAAATTTCTGAATGGCAAGAATCTGATTCATCGTCTAAGGCTAGAACTTTATTAATAGCTTTATGTAGTTGTGACTTCATAATTTCAATTCATACTTtagcaaatattttatgtgtgacAGCACCTCTTAGTCGTATTCTCCAAGGTATGaacaatgatatattaaatgctaaaaactgtattgatgatataatatttagtttagaaAATAAACGTACCAATTGTCTAcaaatatttggaaatatatATCAAGAGTGTGTGTTGTTAATGAACGAAATGGATATTGAAGTTAAAACCCCTAgattatcaaaatatcaaacaaaacgCTCTAATCATccagtaaataatatagaagaatattatagagtatcaatatttataccattaCTGGACAATATCCTAGAAGATTTAAGATCAAGATttataagaaaacaaaataagatGTTATTAGATTTATGTTTGTTCATTCCACGCTACATCACTGTCATTTCTAatgaagattttaaaaaaataacagaagCTGCcacagaattatttttatttaatgaggAAGACTCTATTGATCAAATGGAGCTACAAACAGAACTAGAGATTTGGAAAACTAAGTGGCAACGAATAAAATCTGAtg gtCATGACGTTTGTCAAGATGCTTTGTCATCAatagaaaattgtaataatatcatttatccAACTGTGCATAAATTACTTAGTATAATTGCTTGTTTGCCTATTAGTGTAGCATCCGCAGAACGCAGCTTTTCTACGCTTAGAAG ATTGAAAACATGGTTAAGATCCAAAATGGGGCAAGAACGCTTGACTGGTTTGGCTTTGCTAAACATACatcatactataactatatcaATAGATGATGTTATAAATAGatttgctaataaaaaaaatagaaatatagattttgttttataa